TCTCATTCATTTTACACATAAAAAAGCTCAATCACTATTTTGACacttattttatactaatttgTTTTAATGAATTTGTTCTCCGTTCGATAGTATTATTCCTTGGTTTCTAGGCTTTTGATAAAgtattattacttttttatgATAATAGAAGATTTGTTGATTTCAGATGTGCTACTCTAGCTTCATCAAGATTTgccaataataacaataataatgatgcACTAGTTCCAGCAACTAAGAATATCAATAGGCCTAGCATGGTGGTGAATATGAAGGTCTTGAAGAAGCTCTTCTCTGTTAACAACTatcaaaagaaatcaagaaggagAGTAAGATAATTATCCTTTACCTGTGGCGATTTATGTCAATCAGgtataaaattgatcttttattcAGGTATAAAATTAGAAAGGCTTTTATTAGTCTTTGGTGAGGGGATTAATCCTTATCACTAGAAAGCTATGCCTCTTCAAATGCAatgtaaatataaattatagggagaatttttctttgattcatTGTTACATGTCACATATGTTCCTATTGGTTCTATTCTAATCTCTTTTAGCCAAGCCAATTAGATGAAGTCTGAGACTTTTAAAGTGGCACTATAATCTTCTTATTTTGATAGGGGAAGGAAAATAAGCACAATAATGTAATTTTCATTATTCATTTTTTGTTCACTTGTAAGCGTTGATTTCGCTATCGGATATTTATGGATAGTTTCTCAGTAGCTTGTTGcgctttttatttattctctctttttattttgcactCAGTTACATCTTGATTTTCATCTTGAACCATAGCAAGTGAGAAACAAAGAAGAGAGCAACTGAATGGCAAATACAAAATCCTGAGGAGTGTTATCCCAAGCCCCACAAAGGTATATAACACTTATAAACTTGTTTAGAAATttgtaaaaatcaaaataataggTTGAGTCTGCTTTTAACAGATGGATAGAGCCTCTGTGGTGGGTGATGCCATTAAATATAATAAGGGAGCTGCTCAGAACGGTCAATAAGCTCAAATAACTGGTGGAGAAGAAAAGATGTTGAAGGGAGAGATGCAAAAGGTAGAAAGCGAAAGATGATGCTGCAGAGAGCTGTAACATAAAGCCTTTCAGCAATCTAGATGGATGCATAAGGACCTCATGCCTTCAAAGGAAATCAAAAGATATCTAACCTGAAATTTGGCTTATTCTTTTTGCAGGTCTTAACCAGAATTCGATACTACAACTATCACGTGGCTTTCCTGTGGGGAAATCTTCTGGTTCTAAGCCTGGTGTTGCTGTGGTTGTCGAAAGAGTTAGGATACGCGGACTGTCAAGGTTTAGAAACCTGAGTAAATTTGCGCACTCCATGAAAGTGAAGGTGTTGCCTGTAGATCCAAATGTTCGCATTCCAAATAGATATCTGTTTCCATATGTGTGTATTTGTGAAGCCTATCTGCTTTTGAAGAATCTCTTTGTGCACGGCATGAATATGTATTTGATCAATGAGGTTAGTTCTAGTGATCTGTTATCTTGTTGAGTGAACATGGTGAACACCATTTTCTCTAGGACTGGGCTTATACCTCAAGTCTCAATTTGATTATGCAATATTATTCCCTTTATAACTCACAATTTTCGTGTATTAAATTAAACTAGGATTTGTAAAATGGTATATCTAATTTATTAGGGCAATTTTGTGCGTCTTGTTCGGGAATGCATCTCTTGCTATAGGAATGTGCTCACAAGGCTAGCGGGAAAAAGTTACCAAGGGTTCTTGGGTTCGATCAATGTCTCCTTTTGACCACAAGCTCTTAGATATAAGGACTGCTAGCTCAATACTGGCATCCTTCTTAAGCAAATCGTTAGCATTTTATTATAGCAGCGCAATGGCAGTTGGGATCATTCTTTTGATACTTATGATTCTTTACCAGGTAACTTATTTCTGTTCCTCGATGTTTAGAACTTTAGATAGTTTGACTGTACTCTCATATGATATTTAGGATGAGTCTTCTTGTTGAGAAATTGACCAAGACTTCATCAATTCTTCCTCTCAAGAAAACGTCAGCTCTTGTTTATGGCTTATCTTGATTGATCCAAATTTTTCTTGCAATATCTTTGATGGTCTTGGTCATTAAGGCAAAAATGTAAAACATTTACTATTCATGGCTGAAATTGAATCCCATAATTCATTGGGTTGTaacttattttataatttaaatcagTCTGAGTAGTTTGGGATGAATTTTTGTTGAATATGATGCTAGAGCATAGATTATAAAAGCTTATATATCTAACTTAGAGTGTATAACGTGGTTGCTACATGTTGAAACTAAAATCCAGTTTCCTCTAATTAATACTTTGTTGATCTTAGCATGGAATTttctttagtttaattattgttGTGCACTATATACTAACTACGTTGTAAACTATAGTGAGTTGAAGTGCTCCCTATCACTCTGCAAATGTATCTCtcgctatatatatatatatatatgcaggATATCCTACTTATCTATATATTTTAAACTTCTTATCAGTTCTTTTCCTTATACTTAGTACCAGTCCCTTTTTTCACTAAAATACTTCCAAGATATAGTCATACACCAATCTCTTCCTTGAGTCTGCAATGATATGAATTATAAACTAAATAGAATCTCAATCAAGTCATTAAATATTTACCCAATGCTCCCTTTGTGCCGCTTGTGAAAAAAGCCATACATGTCTTCGTACTGTTAGAATGCTTGAAACCAAGAAAGAAATGATTTTGGAAGCATTCTAAGGATCTGGTGGagatatttatatttctttttgagttttaatttttaagtttaaccAAGATGTGAATCTTTTTAATTGGATGATAAAGAAGCATTATTTTCAGGAAATTTCATGTTTACCCCTTTGAAGCATGAGAGCCAAAGTGCAAAGGCACATCAGTGATAAAGTGATTTCTAAAGTCGTGATAAATAATGGCAAGTACATtctgttcttttattttttgatctataatttatgaattattagGTTGAAAGCTTGTAGCTTATCTATATGGcctttagattttattaattttttgtcctGAAACGAGATTTGAGAAACATCTGTTTCTCCTTTAATCTCAATGTGTATATTCGGGATTGAATTTTGTTTGGGgtgaaaaattctaaatttttgcaACCATGTGCTTCTGATTCAAACTGAACATTATGGATGGGGTGTAAAGGCAGCTGAAACCATCAACAAAGGCGAATTCATAATTGAGCATATTGGAGAAGGTAGCTCTCAGTTCTTTTGGCTTATATTGTTAAAAACCTTTTTTATCTTTCAAGTGAGCCTTTCTACCATTAACTGAAATGTTTTCTATTGCAGTAATTGATGACGCTTTATATGAAAAAAGGCTTTGGGACATGAAATATGGGGGTGTACAGAATTTTTACATATGTGAGATTCGTAAAGATTTTACTATAGATGCAACCTTCAAAGGAAATATGGCTTGCTTCTTAAACCATGGTTGTGATCCTAATTGTGTTCTCGAGAAGTGGTTAGTGCCAAATCTTCTTTTCATTGGCTTCATTAATTCATTGTTGTACTAGTGTAACTcgaaattggaattctttgatatgactataataatactattataCCAAAGTTCTGCTAACTGCTATCAAGATTTAATACCCATACATACATTTAACAAAGATTTTAATAGAAAGAGTTAAATTGATGGGCATTTAGTTGCAGAATGTACTTGTTCTTAAAACATGTAACAAGTAGTGAGATATCTTCCAAATATTACTACACAAAAAGGGAAAGAATTTGTCTATTCCATGGCAGGTGCCTTGCTGTGTATCCGTCTTAGTTTTCGCTGTTTCTTGCAGGCAAGTAGATGGTGAAACGCGAGTTGGTGTATTTGCTTCCCATACAATAGAAATGGGAGATCCCTTGACATATGATTACAGGTATTttctgctttttctttcttcattttctattttctacttAGTAGGTATTCTCATATCTTTTTTGGGTATGTTAAGAATAACatatagaaaataaattgtGAATTTATCTACGTGATCAGAGATTAACATTTCTTATTGACATATCAGATTTGTGCAATTTAGACCTGAGGTAAAATACCAATGTGGTGCCCCAAATTGTCGAGGGATTTTAGgggtgaaaaagaaaattgtgaAGTTAGATATTTGTTGGGGTTGGGGATCAAAGCATAAGAGAACTTCAGCTGCATGTCCTGCCATAGAAATATAATAATGGGATAAGAGATTAATGGAATAATAATGGGATCtcttaatttttcattaatgtGTATTGACTGTAGACAAACGACTAGATGACATTGCTGGGAGTGCATATTATGTTGCACCAGAGGTACTTCACAGGTCCTATAGTGTGGAAGCAGATATATGGAATCAGAAGTACTCTGGAGTGAGCAACAGAGCagtgtaatatttttttgataaaaaattttatgcattAAGAGTTACATGTTAAAgagatttataattaaaaaatcaagttatgttagatattttatttgtatagggattattacttttgatttttaatactaaaaaatcatatattatgTTTAATACCTTGTTTgagttaaataatattttgttgatgagtattgattttttattattgagaaattttaatcaaaaaattatgtttaacgcgataaaaataatggttaaattatctttttaaacgATTAAAAAATGTTGCTTTTATCTAGTAAAAATGGCGGTTTATAACTGCCATTTTAAAcaatatgaaattatattttaacccGGTAAAAACAATTATTTCAAATGCTATTTTAGCCAACAAAAATGCCAATGTCAGGGTAAAAATCGCAGTTCAAAAACGTCATTTTAACCAATTAAAAAAGCTATTTTAACCTAGTAAAAATGGCAGTTTCAAACGTCGTTTTAACCGATCAAAATTTTACTCTGTCAGTGTAAAAATGGCGGTTCATAAATGTTGTTTTAACCAATCAAAAGCGCCATTTTTACCTTGGAAATAACGGTGGTTTGAACCGCCGTTTTAACCAATTGAAAATGCCATTTTTACCTTAAAAATAACGGCGGTTCAAACCGCCGTTTAACCAATCAAAAATGCCATTTTTATCCTGGAAATAACGGCGGTTTTAACCGCCATTTTAACTAACCAAAAACTGCCCTTTTATTTGGAAATAATGGCAGTTTGAACTGCCATTTTAACATATCCAAAAACCGCCGTTTTAACCCAGTGAATTGTGGTAGTTTTTTGAAAATCGTCGTAATAACCAGAATGGCGATCAGAATTACGTCATTTTCTAACACCGCCGTTTTTGGTAATAATGACAGTTCAAACCACCGTAAATACCTAAAAAACCCGCCATTTTaaccatattttttttatagtgaacGTATTAAGAGACGACCTACTTTtgagtatattattattatctagtTTGCCAAATTCAATATGTTCAAAGGTGCCTTATTACAAATATATAACTATTCAAGTATATAATTAAGAgttttttaatcattaatcaacAATCATTTTATAGGAGCTATGGGTATATCCAACACAAAGTATAATTCAATTCTGTACATTAACTTTGACTTTCAGAAGGTTAAGGATTTCAAGTAGAGGTGactctatttaatttttatattatcatttttttcttacatTCTCATCTAAGTGTTTGTTTCTTATGGTACTAAcagtataatatttttattacagAATTATAATATTTGGAGTCCCTCATGCTAATCAACTCACTCAAACTGGTGTAGATCCTACATATAACCTGGAAGATGATCTTCTAAATCGATCTACTTATAAACCTATATGAGAGCTTAAGGAGTTAATTGAGGTTTGATTCCATCTTATATAAATAATCAAGACTTATTATTTATgacatttcaatttttttttaattctagaATGGTTCTTATGTTACCATTGGAACTATTCTTGCTATCGATTCAAAGAATGGTTAGTGGTACAAAGGATGCAAGCAATGTTTCCATTCTCTGAAGGAAAGTGATACATCATATGATTGTACTACATGTGATACATTTTCATCCTCTCATACTCTTAGGTAACCAGTTTATAAGAACTATATCATATTCATTATTTCATTCTATCATATACATTAGCTAATTAGCATGtatttgtatcttttttttaattaggtataGTTTTAACTTAAGAGTTACCGATAACACTGACACTGTATCATTTATTTTATACGACAAAGAagctataaatttttttggcaCTATTGCTTCTGAACTTAGGCTTGCTCAGTTAACCAAGGTACTATTTAACTTCGTATGCTCTAATGGCCCCCATATACTGCTACAAACATTTTGGATGCTAATTCAACATATTTTTactaacatttaatttttttcatatgtaAATGGCATGAATGAGAAGTATCTCATTGAGTTAGATTCTTTTAGGAATAAGAAGCTCTTATTCAAAATTTCTGTTAAAATGGAAGACATTAACTCTTTTTAACCATGCAAGATAATAGTTATCAAGGTATGTAGAGAGATTTCTGTCATTTCTGCTTATGTAGACAAGCATAACATTTATAGCGCGAGTTAATTTCATTCAcctctcttttttcatcatttttatttGTCTAACCTGCTAATAAATTTATCTAATAGCAAAACTTGGGTGGTGAAGATTTTAAACTTTTTGGCATTCAGACCGATTATGTTGATACTATTAAGGTgcatgaatttttattttatttattaacattACACGAAGATTATGTTATTAAATAAGTTATCTTTTTGTTTCAGTTTTTTTAATCAGAGGTTAGGTTCTCCCTCTATTGAGATCTTAGGTGATGACAATACTAACACTTTCTCAATATCAAAGAGGGAATTAATTATTACTGGATGGTCTAAGAAGTTGGTTGATCTTTATCCTGATTCTGTTATTACTTCGTCGTCGAAGTGTAGAAAAATCATTattgatgatgagaaaaatgatgaaaaacTTCACCAAGATTAGTGAAGTTATAAGTTTAAAGGAGTTGGTCATATTGCCAAAAGGTTTGAAGTATGGTCTGAAGAATGTGTTTAATATAATGTTTGctttaaattaaaatgatgACTTGGTTTATAGCTTAAACCAGTCTCTGTAGAGTGCTTTTATTGTCTtggttaattatatattatcatgTTGTTGTCCTTTGTTTTATGGTCATGTATTCCCACTAATATTAAATTCCTATGTACTAACATTATGTAGGATTTATGATCTACATAATGCGTTTCTATATTTCTAGAGTTATAATAAGATATTGTATTATGAAAAACGtgattagtttataatattttgtattgtcatgtttatcaaataaatttatttgctATGTATTAGGTACATTTAagtcaaattaaattattatcaatgcgttcatatattataaatttgagttttagcatatataatatttatctcAAAAAAATGTGTACTTGCCAAATTCTGTATTAtaatttaaagatttatttatcGATAACTAATAATTAGTAGTTCGTTAGCATGTTTGGTTTGATTAATTCCTTTCTTTAATCAGAATACCATTCTCATctacttatatattttttgaagtatttaatttattatatacattatatactttttaatttgtatttttcaattttttagtttttttatattttatgatatgTAAAATCTACTTAGTTgaactattattttattataaaattttcagACATCGTATAATTAATATcactaaataaataacataactACCTTTCTAATTTTAGTGGCAACATGTACACCCTtgaaaagttaaattaaaatctaaGCTTTTTTTAACAGTAAATTTTATGTCTCTTAAGTTGGTCATGTATAAATCAAAAGATAATTCCTACAATTATTCCATATCCCAAAATACATGCCTGGTCACCTGCATCTGCTTAACaccttttcatgcaatttttcagtctttattcaaaaataataattattatatgaaATTCAGTTGACATCATTTTTGTTACCGCATGCTACTTCACAGAGTCACGTATGAAGCACGTTAGTTTTAAAGtactctttttttccttttttttcatagACATTATGAGTTCTCTCACACATTACTTTATTTGTCCATATTTCTTCTTTATATATCAGCACCATTTTCCTTAAGCTTTGTATTTTAAATCTATTCTACTCAtcttcataatcctagatatATCTTCAAGGCACcctattttctatctttttttcaTATAAGATCATATTTTCCtgcattctttcttctttgtcaCTCATATTTGTAACCAAAATGGATAATAAGTTATTGATGCCTATGAAATTCGAGATGAATGATTATTCTACATGAAGATTGACCCTAAATCGGTAATGAAGTGTgatgttatttaattttcattctattagtttatattaataaattaaatgtgCCATAGTTTgagattttttattagtttgttCAATTTTTTGTAGTTTCTTCACGAGTTTTCTTCCCTTTTCTATAGTAACTATAAGGATATGTTGGGTAATAGAATACAGTTCATTGATGCCAATGAGAACCAATTAGAGTTGATGATCAAAAAAAGAAATGTTTCTGGATACATACTTGATGGATTTCACAATCTGGTAACTTTATATGGACTGGAAGAAGTTGGATGGCTGAAATTGGTTTATGTTGGTGAGGACATTTTTGTGTTCTCAAGGTTAGAGACAACAACATGATAAAAAAACTAaggtttttcttaaaatataattatagtctaatataaatcttaaaatatcttccaaatttaaaatactacATAAAAGGTTATCTTCCAAATTAATAATCAACATAGTCTCAAATCTTAAAGATTGTCATTACAATTAACcactcaagaaaaaaaataaaaataaaaaataatgataaattatCATATCCCAACCAAACAACTTAAGGACCATGTCTAAAATACTTATGCACAGCAACATAAGCAGAATGAAAAATTCTCCAAAAAGTCCTCCTTCTATAAAAGGATATGAGCTTTAAGTAGATACTCATAAAAGGAATCAACCCCCagaaaataattcaagaaaaaaatcCATA
The Arachis duranensis cultivar V14167 chromosome 5, aradu.V14167.gnm2.J7QH, whole genome shotgun sequence genome window above contains:
- the LOC110281087 gene encoding histone-lysine N-methyltransferase ASHR3-like isoform X1 — translated: MATETINKGEFIIEHIGEVIDDALYEKRLWDMKYGGVQNFYICEIRKDFTIDATFKGNMACFLNHGCDPNCVLEKWQVDGETRVGVFASHTIEMGDPLTYDYRFVQFRPEVKYQCGAPNCRGILGVKKKIVKLDICWGWGSKHKRTSAACPAIEI
- the LOC110281087 gene encoding histone-lysine N-methyltransferase ASHR3-like isoform X2 — translated: MATETINKGEFIIEHIGEVIDDALYEKRLWDMKYGGVQNFYICEIRKDFTIDATFKGNMACFLNHGCDPNCVLEKWQVDGETRVGVFASHTIEMGDPLTYDYRQTTR